The DNA region CCACTTTCACCGTCGACTTCGCTGGACCCCCTATGGCGTCGCCACGCTCGGCGTCGCCTATCGTCCGCATGTCCATCTGATGGATGAAGCGCAGTTTACTGTCGGCTATTTCCCCCGATTGGGCCAGCTCTTCCCTCTGGGCCTGTCCCTCTGGCATCTGAACTCGCTGCGATAAATCCGCAAAGCTTTTTGCACCGTACGCGCCCAAAGATCATCCCAAGCCGTGACCTACTCGATATTTTCCGTGCTTTTTTTCAATTCGCGCGACGTTTGGAAAAATTCGTCCGGCGTCATCTTTTTCAGATATACCATGCCGTGAGACGCACGCAGGCGAAGGTGTTTGCTCTCATTGAAAAACTCGCGCCCCAGACAGCACTTGATGTCCTGATATTGCTCTACCAGAATCTTTCGCGAAAGTCGGGAAAAGGGCCCGTCCAATTCATAACTGGGAAAAGAGGCTTCACGCTGCGAGCCGAAACAGGTCTCGAACGCAGCTTCCATCACCGCCATGGAATTCAACGACACCGGAATCAACGTCGTGACCTCAGAGGGATGGAATCGATACCACACGTTTCGGTATCCCCACACCTCCAACTTGTTCGGCTTTTCTTCCTCCTGATAGATGCGCAGCGCCTGGGAAACGGTTTGCAACACCTTGTAGTGGGTGTCCGGTCCGCTGCCTTCAGGGTCCAGTGCGACGGTGACGATCGTCGGTTTGACCTGCTGCATCAACGCGAGGAGCGGAGCGACATCCCGATCCATCCTGGGCGTTTCGGTAAAGATCTCACCTTTGTAAAAGCCCAGACGCAGATGGTGCACATGAAAGGCATTGAAGCCCAAATGCCCCCATTTCAAATCCGATTCCCATTCGCGCAACATGCCTTTCAGCTGCTGAATATAGGGAAGGTCTTTCTTACCCGGATACTGGCTTTTGAAATAAAGGATCAGCTCCGAGATGCGATTGCGCAGTTGCGAC from bacterium includes:
- a CDS encoding glucosamine-6-phosphate deaminase, which codes for LMEEGYFEPNNESGRNRDVYQFLDGVAAHSKHMQQEGEARRLLRNLIFIFEENDLSQLRNRISELILYFKSQYPGKKDLPYIQQLKGMLREWESDLKWGHLGFNAFHVHHLRLGFYKGEIFTETPRMDRDVAPLLALMQQVKPTIVTVALDPEGSGPDTHYKVLQTVSQALRIYQEEEKPNKLEVWGYRNVWYRFHPSEVTTLIPVSLNSMAVMEAAFETCFGSQREASFPSYELDGPFSRLSRKILVEQYQDIKCCLGREFFNESKHLRLRASHGMVYLKKMTPDEFFQTSRELKKSTENIE